In a genomic window of Streptomyces roseoviridis:
- a CDS encoding alanine/glycine:cation symporter family protein, which yields MSLDSITQSVDKAVSGFFEPIATWLGEVVFFAVPVGGTELPLIVAWLVVAGVVFTGWFGFVQLRKFRLAVDVVRGKYDEKGSAGEVNHFQALTAAVSGTVGLGNIAGVAVAVSIGGPGATFWMILCGLLGMATKFVEVTLGVKYREVHADGTVSGGPMHYLPKGLADRFGKNGKTLGKVLAVLASFFVLFFGLFGGNLFQVNQSYAQLVSVTGGESGALGSSAGALFFGILIAALVGIVLLGGIRSIASVTSKLVPAMAGIYIAACLVVIAVNVTAVPAAVSSIVEGAFNPQGVAGGVLGALIIGFKRAAFSNEAGLGSAPIAHSAVKTKHPASEGLVALLEPFIDTVVICTMTALTIVIANPASYVELRNGGDSIGGVTITSDAFATVLPWFPYILTLAVLLFAISTVLTWGYYCQKAWTHLFGRSRASELTFKVSYTLFAVAGSLLTLQTLIDMADAVLFLLAVINIIGLYLLAPVVKRELNSFLAFVKRRDAGLDTDEDTEGDTDQEPVKTTV from the coding sequence GTGTCACTCGACTCCATCACCCAGTCCGTCGACAAGGCAGTCAGCGGATTCTTCGAGCCCATAGCCACCTGGCTGGGCGAGGTCGTCTTCTTCGCCGTCCCCGTCGGCGGCACCGAGCTGCCCCTCATCGTGGCCTGGCTGGTCGTGGCCGGTGTGGTCTTCACCGGCTGGTTCGGCTTCGTGCAGCTGCGGAAGTTCCGCCTCGCGGTCGACGTGGTCCGCGGCAAGTACGACGAGAAGGGGTCGGCCGGTGAGGTCAACCACTTCCAGGCCCTGACGGCGGCCGTGTCCGGCACGGTCGGCCTCGGCAACATCGCCGGTGTGGCGGTCGCCGTCTCCATCGGTGGCCCCGGCGCGACGTTCTGGATGATCCTCTGCGGTCTGCTTGGCATGGCGACCAAGTTCGTCGAGGTCACCCTCGGCGTGAAGTACCGCGAGGTGCACGCCGACGGCACGGTCTCCGGCGGCCCCATGCACTACCTGCCCAAGGGCCTCGCCGACCGCTTCGGCAAGAACGGCAAGACCCTCGGCAAGGTCCTCGCGGTCCTCGCCTCCTTCTTCGTGCTGTTCTTCGGCCTCTTCGGCGGCAACCTCTTCCAGGTCAACCAGTCCTACGCCCAGCTCGTCTCCGTCACGGGCGGCGAGAGCGGCGCCCTGGGCTCCTCCGCGGGCGCTCTGTTCTTCGGCATCCTGATCGCCGCCCTCGTCGGCATCGTGCTCCTCGGCGGCATCCGCTCGATCGCCTCCGTCACCAGCAAGCTCGTTCCCGCCATGGCCGGCATCTACATCGCCGCCTGCCTCGTGGTCATCGCCGTCAACGTCACCGCCGTGCCCGCCGCCGTCTCCTCGATCGTCGAGGGCGCCTTCAACCCGCAGGGCGTCGCCGGCGGTGTCCTCGGTGCCCTGATCATCGGCTTCAAGCGGGCCGCGTTCTCCAACGAGGCCGGCCTCGGCTCCGCCCCGATCGCCCACTCCGCGGTCAAGACCAAGCACCCCGCCAGCGAGGGCCTGGTCGCCCTCCTGGAGCCGTTCATCGACACCGTCGTCATCTGCACCATGACCGCGCTGACCATCGTCATCGCCAACCCGGCCAGCTACGTCGAACTCCGCAACGGCGGCGACTCCATCGGCGGCGTCACCATCACCTCCGACGCCTTCGCCACCGTTCTGCCCTGGTTCCCGTACATCCTGACCCTCGCGGTCCTGCTGTTCGCGATCTCCACGGTGCTGACGTGGGGCTACTACTGCCAGAAGGCATGGACCCACCTGTTCGGCCGCAGCCGCGCCAGCGAGCTGACCTTCAAGGTCTCCTACACGCTCTTCGCGGTCGCGGGCTCCCTGCTCACGCTCCAGACCCTGATCGACATGGCCGACGCGGTGCTGTTCCTGCTCGCCGTCATCAACATCATCGGCCTCTACCTCCTCGCCCCCGTCGTCAAGCGGGAGCTGAACTCCTTCCTCGCCTTCGTCAAGCGCCGCGACGCCGGCCTCGACACCGACGAGGACACCGAGGGCGACACCGACCAGGAGCCGGTGAAGACCACCGTCTGA
- a CDS encoding flotillin family protein — protein MSPVLTAVVGIVVLLVLLGLVVITRYKVAGPSEAFIITGRRGKKTTDPTTGREYTDNSGQKVVVGGGVFVVPFVQQKFSLDLSSRHIPVAVRGAVTLRGVKANLEGVAIVKVGGTEDSIRAAAQRFLMQQDGIVGFTQEVLSGALRSIVGRMSVEDIIRDRAAFAGQVAEEAEASLSGQGLVLDAFQIQDITTEGSYLEDLGRPEAARAKQEADIAEAVARRAAEQARLKAEEEIAVAQRTLYLKQAEIKAQTDEAAAQANAAGPLAEAARQQDILSEQEKVAARQAALTDRQLDTQVRKPADAARYQAEQEAEARRIASVKEAEAAAERARLTGEGEKAQRAALAEAVRIEGEAEAAAIGAKGAAEAEAMRKKADAFAQYGDAAVLQMLVEVLPQVVAKAAEPLAAVDKMTVISTDGASRLTRTVTDNVTQGMELLSSATGVDLAALLQGITQKKPETQGAQVEITD, from the coding sequence ATGAGCCCTGTCCTCACCGCTGTGGTGGGCATCGTCGTCCTGTTGGTGCTGCTCGGCCTCGTCGTGATCACGCGCTACAAGGTCGCCGGGCCCAGCGAGGCGTTCATCATCACCGGTCGGCGCGGCAAGAAGACCACCGATCCCACGACCGGGCGCGAGTACACGGACAACAGCGGCCAGAAGGTCGTGGTCGGCGGCGGGGTCTTCGTCGTGCCGTTCGTGCAGCAGAAGTTCAGCCTCGACCTGTCCAGCCGGCACATCCCCGTCGCGGTGCGCGGCGCCGTCACCCTGCGCGGTGTGAAGGCGAACCTGGAGGGGGTCGCCATCGTCAAGGTCGGCGGGACCGAGGACTCGATCAGGGCGGCGGCCCAGCGGTTCCTGATGCAGCAGGACGGCATCGTCGGCTTCACCCAGGAGGTGCTCTCCGGCGCGCTGCGCTCCATCGTCGGCCGGATGTCGGTGGAGGACATCATCCGCGACCGCGCCGCGTTCGCCGGGCAGGTCGCCGAGGAGGCCGAGGCGAGCCTGTCGGGCCAGGGCCTGGTGCTCGACGCCTTCCAGATCCAGGACATCACCACCGAGGGCTCCTACCTGGAGGACCTCGGCCGCCCGGAGGCGGCCCGGGCCAAGCAGGAGGCCGACATCGCCGAGGCCGTCGCCCGCCGTGCCGCCGAACAGGCCCGACTGAAGGCGGAGGAGGAGATCGCCGTCGCCCAGCGGACGCTGTACCTGAAGCAGGCCGAGATCAAGGCGCAGACGGACGAGGCGGCGGCGCAGGCCAACGCGGCGGGTCCGCTCGCCGAGGCCGCCCGGCAGCAGGACATCCTGTCCGAGCAGGAGAAGGTCGCCGCCCGCCAGGCCGCGCTGACGGACCGGCAGCTGGACACCCAGGTCCGCAAGCCCGCGGACGCCGCCCGCTACCAGGCGGAGCAGGAGGCGGAGGCCCGCCGTATCGCCTCGGTGAAGGAGGCGGAGGCCGCGGCCGAGCGGGCCCGGCTGACCGGTGAGGGCGAGAAGGCGCAGCGCGCCGCGCTCGCCGAGGCCGTACGCATCGAGGGCGAGGCGGAGGCCGCCGCCATCGGCGCCAAGGGCGCGGCGGAGGCCGAGGCCATGCGGAAGAAGGCCGACGCCTTCGCGCAGTACGGCGACGCCGCCGTCCTGCAGATGCTCGTCGAGGTCCTGCCGCAGGTCGTCGCCAAGGCCGCCGAACCGCTCGCCGCGGTCGACAAGATGACCGTCATCTCCACCGACGGAGCGAGCCGGCTGACCCGCACCGTGACCGACAACGTCACCCAGGGCATGGAACTGCTCTCCTCCGCCACCGGCGTCGACCTCGCCGCGCTCCTCCAGGGCATCACACAGAAGAAGCCGGAGACACAGGGCGCGCAGGTCGAGATCACCGACTGA
- a CDS encoding universal stress protein encodes MSGIITVGLDGTDHASAAADWAAQEADRRGASLRLVHAWVWRPTDVVYVGDRAAEERWVRDMLAEARSRVVGQHPTLDVTTELLVEDPVPALLAEAARADMLVLGSRGYGTLTGYLVGSVSLKVLRHAAGPVVMVGRPNPGAPERTPEVVVGVEPGQTGESVLEFAFSAAAGRGATLRAVHAWSVPTVLAWSPGSLYLVPEADGLEQINREVLADTLKPWRDTYPQVEVVEHFEIGSASEVLLSSSARAGLVVVGRRSHEEGLRRLGPVTHAVLHHATAPVAVVPHDCPAS; translated from the coding sequence ATGTCTGGCATCATCACCGTAGGACTGGACGGGACCGACCACGCCTCGGCGGCGGCGGACTGGGCCGCGCAGGAGGCCGATCGCCGGGGGGCGTCCCTGCGTCTTGTCCACGCCTGGGTCTGGCGCCCCACCGACGTGGTGTACGTCGGCGACCGGGCGGCCGAGGAGCGGTGGGTGCGCGACATGCTCGCCGAGGCCCGGTCCCGCGTGGTCGGGCAGCACCCGACCCTTGACGTCACCACGGAGCTCCTCGTCGAGGACCCGGTGCCCGCCCTCCTTGCCGAGGCCGCACGCGCCGACATGCTGGTCCTGGGGTCACGCGGATACGGGACCCTGACCGGATACCTGGTCGGTTCCGTATCGCTGAAGGTGTTGCGCCATGCGGCAGGGCCGGTCGTCATGGTGGGAAGGCCGAACCCCGGCGCGCCCGAGCGGACCCCGGAAGTGGTGGTCGGTGTCGAACCCGGGCAGACCGGTGAATCGGTCCTGGAGTTCGCCTTCTCCGCCGCGGCCGGACGCGGAGCGACGCTGCGTGCCGTACACGCCTGGAGCGTCCCGACGGTCCTCGCCTGGAGCCCGGGTTCGCTGTATCTGGTCCCCGAGGCGGACGGTCTGGAGCAGATCAACAGGGAGGTCCTGGCCGACACCCTGAAGCCGTGGCGCGACACGTACCCGCAGGTGGAGGTCGTCGAGCACTTCGAGATCGGCTCGGCCTCCGAGGTCCTGCTGTCCAGCAGCGCCCGTGCCGGCCTGGTGGTCGTCGGGCGGCGCAGCCACGAGGAGGGCCTGCGGCGCCTCGGTCCGGTCACCCACGCCGTTCTGCACCATGCCACGGCCCCCGTGGCTGTCGTGCCTCACGACTGTCCCGCCAGTTAG
- a CDS encoding globin domain-containing protein — MLSAESASLIRATLPAVGESLDEITTRFYATMLAEHPELLDGMFNRGNQANGAQRRALAGSIAAFAGALLADPDTRPDALLARIAHKHVAVGVTEDQYTVVHKYLFAAIAEVLGEAVTPDVAAAWDEVYWLMAGALIAQEARLYLEAQVRPGHPWRQWTIIERRQETPDTVSFLLRPADGAAAPRARAGQYVSVRVQMPDGVHQLRQYSLSSAPGDQMRRITVKRATGEGEAPDGEVSGLLHRTLEAGDELTLSAPFGDVVLDDSDAPLLLVSAGIGCTPMVSMLEHLAATAPTRPVTVLHADRSPADHALRADTDRLVGTLPNARATFWYERDAEQETGFRTGRMHLDALELPADASVYLCGPLPFMREVRAQLLRGGIPARNIRYEVFGPDLWLADATH, encoded by the coding sequence ATGCTGTCTGCCGAGTCGGCCTCGCTGATCCGGGCCACCCTGCCTGCCGTCGGCGAGTCGCTGGACGAGATAACCACCCGCTTCTACGCGACGATGCTCGCCGAGCACCCCGAACTGCTGGACGGCATGTTCAATCGAGGAAACCAGGCGAACGGCGCACAGCGCCGGGCGCTGGCCGGGTCGATCGCCGCCTTCGCCGGAGCGCTGCTGGCCGACCCCGACACCCGCCCGGACGCCCTGCTCGCCCGCATCGCCCACAAGCACGTCGCCGTCGGCGTCACCGAAGACCAGTACACGGTCGTGCACAAGTACCTGTTCGCCGCCATCGCCGAGGTCCTGGGCGAAGCGGTCACCCCTGACGTCGCGGCCGCCTGGGACGAGGTCTACTGGCTGATGGCCGGCGCTCTCATCGCTCAGGAGGCACGCCTCTACCTCGAGGCACAGGTACGGCCCGGACACCCGTGGCGGCAGTGGACCATCATCGAACGCCGCCAGGAGACCCCCGACACCGTCTCCTTCCTGCTCCGCCCCGCCGACGGCGCCGCTGCCCCTCGTGCTCGGGCCGGGCAGTACGTCAGCGTGCGCGTGCAGATGCCGGACGGAGTGCACCAGCTTCGCCAGTACAGCCTTTCCTCGGCTCCCGGCGACCAGATGCGCCGCATCACCGTCAAGCGCGCGACCGGCGAAGGAGAAGCCCCCGACGGTGAGGTGTCGGGCCTGCTGCACCGCACCCTCGAGGCCGGCGACGAACTCACCCTTTCCGCCCCCTTCGGCGATGTCGTGCTCGACGATTCGGACGCACCCCTGCTCCTCGTCTCCGCCGGCATCGGCTGCACGCCCATGGTCTCCATGCTCGAACACCTCGCGGCCACCGCCCCCACCCGCCCCGTCACCGTCCTGCACGCCGACCGCTCACCCGCCGACCACGCCCTGCGCGCCGACACCGACCGGCTCGTCGGCACGCTGCCGAACGCACGCGCCACGTTCTGGTACGAACGGGACGCGGAGCAGGAGACCGGCTTCCGGACGGGGCGGATGCATCTCGATGCGCTGGAACTGCCCGCCGACGCGAGCGTGTACCTGTGCGGCCCGCTCCCCTTCATGCGCGAGGTCAGGGCGCAACTGCTGCGCGGCGGAATACCCGCCCGCAACATCCGCTACGAGGTCTTCGGCCCCGACCTGTGGCTGGCCGACGCCACGCACTGA
- the pflA gene encoding pyruvate formate-lyase-activating protein, whose translation MTTGRIHSWDLSTGVDGPGTRFVLFLSGCPLRCLYCANPDTWHMRDGEPVTVDDVVSRIERYRRFTDLAGGGVTLTGGEPLLQSAFTAEVLRRCKELGLHTALDTSGALGHRADDALLADTDLVLLDIKSFDAGVYRRLTGGRLAPTLDFATRLNRLGVPAWIRYVLVPGWTDDPASVDGLARFLVDLDNVDRVDVLPFHKLGAAKYDALGTPFPLRDSPLPDVALVERVRDRFRAHGLRAL comes from the coding sequence CTTCCTCAGCGGCTGTCCGTTGCGCTGCCTGTACTGCGCCAACCCCGACACCTGGCACATGCGCGACGGGGAGCCGGTCACCGTGGACGACGTGGTGTCCCGCATCGAGCGGTACCGGCGGTTCACCGACCTGGCCGGTGGGGGAGTGACCCTCACCGGCGGTGAACCCCTGCTGCAGTCCGCCTTCACGGCCGAGGTCCTGCGGCGGTGCAAGGAGCTGGGCCTGCACACCGCCCTCGACACCTCCGGTGCCCTGGGCCATCGGGCCGACGACGCCCTCCTGGCCGACACCGACCTCGTCCTGCTCGACATCAAGTCCTTCGACGCCGGCGTCTACCGGCGCCTGACCGGCGGCCGCCTCGCGCCGACCCTCGACTTCGCCACCCGCCTGAACCGTCTCGGCGTCCCCGCCTGGATCCGCTACGTCCTCGTCCCCGGCTGGACCGACGACCCCGCGTCCGTCGACGGCCTCGCTCGCTTCCTCGTGGACCTGGACAACGTCGACCGCGTCGACGTCCTGCCCTTCCACAAGCTCGGTGCCGCCAAGTACGACGCGCTCGGCACCCCCTTTCCCCTCCGCGACAGTCCGCTTCCCGACGTCGCTCTCGTCGAGCGCGTGCGCGACCGGTTCCGCGCCCACGGCCTGCGAGCCCTGTGA